A window from Corynebacterium urogenitale encodes these proteins:
- a CDS encoding RNA-binding S4 domain-containing protein: MQIHDVTIRDEEIRLGQFVKLANLVETGGLAKELIASGAVLVNGEPDTRRGKVLRVGDEVAVRDLDTQEILAAARVASDQQPDEDDELGEYFDEATADDDFDPEKWRNM, translated from the coding sequence ATGCAGATTCACGATGTCACAATCCGTGACGAGGAAATCCGCCTAGGGCAGTTCGTTAAGCTCGCGAACCTCGTGGAAACCGGCGGGCTGGCCAAGGAGCTCATCGCATCTGGAGCCGTTTTGGTCAACGGCGAGCCAGATACACGCCGTGGCAAAGTCTTGCGTGTGGGCGACGAGGTAGCCGTTCGTGACCTCGACACGCAGGAAATCCTTGCGGCTGCACGTGTGGCGAGCGACCAACAACCAGACGAGGACGACGAGCTGGGTGAGTACTTCGATGAAGCCACCGCCGATGACGATTTTGACCCTGAAAAGTGGAGGAACATGTAA
- a CDS encoding glutamate synthase subunit beta → MADPHGFQKYGRAEAEHRPVPLRLLDYKEAYEEFSDDKVQIQATRCMDCGIPFCHDGCPLGNIIPEWNDLVRQGRWKEAYDRLHATNNFPEFTGRLCPAPCEGACVLGIGNDPVNIKTVELTIVEHAYKEGWITPIKPTFKTGQSVAVVGSGPAGLAAAQQLTRAGHDVTVFERADRIGGLMRYGVPEYKMEKKWIDRRLEQMEAEGTKFVVNTSPTGEDLKDFDAILLAIGATVGRDLPVPGRELEGVYQAMEYLPPANRVGYGDIEVSDIDAKDKRVVIIGGGDTGTDCFGTALRQGAKSVHQFDIGPKPPKTRAASTPWPTYPLQMRLATAHEEGEYVVTGEESADLVEKLGLQHRQKGDVLGNRAWQMNTVELFGENGKVTGLKGAKCQFGENGLENIEGTDFEMEADLVLLAMGFVSVEKSAAVTDLDLEIDPRGRLVRDENFRATAKAPEFARKKVFVAGDAGRGQSLIVWGISEGRAAAAEVDRALMGESALPRPINSTDVALGRKF, encoded by the coding sequence ATGGCTGATCCACACGGTTTCCAAAAGTACGGTCGCGCCGAAGCGGAGCACCGTCCAGTACCCCTGCGTCTGCTGGACTACAAGGAGGCTTACGAAGAGTTCTCCGACGACAAGGTTCAGATCCAGGCAACCCGCTGCATGGATTGTGGCATCCCGTTCTGTCACGATGGCTGCCCGCTGGGCAACATCATCCCGGAGTGGAATGACCTCGTTCGCCAGGGACGGTGGAAGGAGGCGTATGACCGCCTCCATGCCACTAACAACTTCCCTGAGTTCACCGGCCGCCTCTGCCCAGCTCCTTGTGAGGGCGCCTGCGTGTTGGGTATCGGCAATGATCCAGTGAACATCAAGACCGTCGAGCTCACTATCGTCGAGCACGCGTACAAGGAGGGCTGGATCACGCCGATCAAGCCGACCTTTAAGACGGGCCAGTCCGTTGCCGTGGTTGGTTCCGGTCCTGCCGGACTGGCTGCCGCACAGCAGCTCACCCGCGCTGGACACGATGTCACCGTTTTCGAGCGTGCCGACCGCATCGGTGGACTGATGCGCTACGGTGTGCCGGAGTACAAGATGGAGAAGAAGTGGATCGACCGCCGTCTGGAGCAGATGGAGGCTGAGGGCACCAAGTTTGTGGTGAACACTTCTCCGACCGGTGAGGATCTCAAGGATTTCGATGCGATCCTCCTGGCCATCGGCGCCACCGTGGGCCGTGACCTGCCAGTTCCTGGCCGCGAGCTCGAGGGCGTCTACCAGGCAATGGAGTACCTGCCACCAGCCAACCGCGTGGGCTACGGCGATATCGAGGTCTCCGACATCGATGCCAAGGACAAGCGCGTTGTCATCATCGGCGGCGGCGACACCGGTACCGACTGCTTCGGTACCGCCCTGCGCCAGGGTGCTAAGTCCGTGCACCAGTTCGACATCGGACCGAAGCCTCCGAAGACCCGTGCAGCGTCCACCCCATGGCCGACCTACCCACTGCAGATGCGCCTCGCGACCGCCCACGAAGAGGGCGAGTACGTGGTGACCGGTGAAGAGTCCGCCGATCTCGTGGAGAAGTTGGGCCTGCAGCACCGTCAGAAGGGCGATGTGCTGGGCAACCGCGCATGGCAGATGAACACCGTGGAGCTGTTCGGCGAAAACGGTAAGGTCACCGGCCTCAAGGGTGCGAAGTGCCAGTTCGGCGAGAACGGCCTGGAGAACATCGAGGGCACCGACTTCGAGATGGAAGCCGACCTGGTCCTGCTGGCCATGGGCTTCGTTTCCGTGGAGAAGTCCGCAGCTGTCACCGACCTGGACTTGGAAATTGATCCACGCGGCCGCCTAGTCCGCGACGAGAACTTCCGCGCCACCGCGAAGGCTCCAGAGTTCGCCCGCAAGAAGGTCTTCGTAGCCGGCGATGCTGGCCGCGGTCAGTCCCTGATCGTGTGGGGCATCTCCGAGGGTCGCGCTGCGGCCGCCGAGGTAGACCGCGCGCTGATGGGCGAGTCCGCACTGCCACGTCCGATCAACTCAACGGACGTCGCGCTGGGCCGCAAGTTCTAG
- the gltB gene encoding glutamate synthase large subunit, with the protein MTNYPARQGLYDPQFEHDACGVAFVADMHGRKTRDIVEKGIQALVNLDHRGAAGAEKNTGDGAGILIQVPDRFYREEMAKQGVELPAAGEYATGIAFLPNSRMAALDAMRDIEQIIAEEGMTLLGWREVPTDNSSLGAIARDAEPIFRQLFIAGTGKYGHTLSGLELDRAAWFVRKRAERELGTKGAGEGTGSDTVYFPSLSSRTMVYKGMLTTPQLRDFYLDLQDERVESALAIVHSRFSTNTFPSWPLAHPYRMLAHNGEINTVRGNENWMRARESMIKSEILGDISRVLPICDPDGSDTGRFDEALELLHLGGRSLPHAVLMMVPQAWERNENIDPDVRAFYEYHSSIMEPWDGPAALAFTDGTIIGSVLDRNGLRPGRIWITKDGLVVMASEAGVLDIPDSEIVRRTRVEPGRMFLVDTAQGKIIDDEEIKSHLADQPYKQWVEENLIHSDELPAAETVEMNHERVVLRQRVFGFTEEEVEALIRPMAVNGTEGIGSMGTDTPIAALSNRPRMLYDFFAQRFAQVTNPPLDSIREKMVTSLFTQLGAQEDVLNPTPKAAHRIHLETPVLSNQDLEKLRAAGEHEKYAAFRSARISGLYKVAHGGRGMAESIKRIRREVSDAIASGATLIILTDRDSDERNAPIPSLLLTSAVHHHLVREKTRTRASLIIESGDAREVHHLAMLLTFGADAINPYMALMTIDELAAAGRLGDVTGEQGQKNYIHAAGYSILKIMSKMGISTVGSYRGSQLVDVTGLHQSLLDEYFTGAFSPISGIGLEEIADDVTARHRSAFLPRPEEKAHRELEIGGEYKWRREGEYHLFNPETVFKLQHATRTGQYRIFKEYTNKVNDQSRRLATLRGLFEFNSDRAPISIDEVEPVSEIVKRFSTGAMSYGSISAEAHETLAIAMNRLKGMSNSGEGGEDPARFEKEPNGDWKRSAIKQVASGRFGVTSHYLNNCTDIQIKMAQGAKPGEGGQLPPSKVYPWIAEVRVTTPGVGLISPPPHHDIYSIEDLAQLIHDLKNANPDARIHVKLVAEQGVGTVAAGVSKAHADVVLISGHDGGTGASPLTSLKHAGGPWELGLAETQQTLLMNGLRDRITVQCDGQLKTGRDVVIAALLGAEEFGFATAPLVVSGCIMMRVCHLDTCPVGVATQNPKLREKYTGKADHVVNFFQFIAEEVREILAELGFRSIEEAVGHSEVLTQGTMDVEHKTATKLDLSPIFARPESPFMYQDLHRTKDQDHSLDKALDNKIREDAEDTIRRAAAGEDVSIDLSYPITNVNRTVGTMTGSLVSRVAGRDGLPAGTVNLEFTGSAGNSFGAFVPAGMTLTLNGDANDYVGKGLSGGRIVIRPTAEDAAEDLHNDVVAGNVLGFGGVSGEMFIRGAVGERFCVRNSGVTAVVEGVGNHGCEYMTGGRVLVLGKVGMNFAAGMSGGIAYVLNDGSGVEDRINKELVDLEKVTDPEEIAWLEETIATHKRVTGSEVEVDPSQLIKVMPRDYARVLNAIARAEEAGLDKDGIAAAIMEEVN; encoded by the coding sequence ATGACGAACTACCCTGCACGCCAGGGTCTTTACGACCCGCAGTTTGAGCACGATGCGTGTGGTGTCGCATTTGTGGCAGACATGCACGGCCGCAAGACTCGTGACATCGTGGAGAAAGGCATCCAGGCTCTGGTGAACCTGGACCACCGCGGTGCCGCTGGTGCTGAGAAGAATACCGGCGACGGTGCCGGCATCCTGATCCAGGTTCCGGACCGTTTTTACCGTGAAGAGATGGCGAAGCAAGGCGTGGAGCTGCCGGCCGCTGGTGAGTACGCCACCGGCATTGCGTTCCTCCCGAACTCTCGCATGGCTGCCCTGGACGCGATGCGCGACATCGAGCAGATCATTGCTGAAGAGGGAATGACCCTCCTCGGCTGGCGCGAGGTTCCGACGGACAACTCCTCCCTCGGTGCGATCGCCCGCGATGCAGAACCAATCTTCCGCCAGCTGTTCATTGCCGGTACCGGCAAGTACGGCCACACCCTCTCCGGCCTCGAGCTGGACCGTGCAGCATGGTTCGTCCGCAAGCGTGCAGAGCGCGAGCTCGGTACGAAGGGAGCAGGCGAAGGCACCGGTAGCGATACCGTGTACTTCCCATCCCTATCCTCCCGCACCATGGTCTACAAGGGCATGCTGACCACGCCACAGCTGCGTGACTTCTACCTGGACCTGCAGGACGAGCGCGTAGAGTCCGCACTGGCTATCGTGCACTCCCGCTTCTCTACAAACACCTTCCCATCTTGGCCACTGGCTCACCCGTACCGCATGCTCGCCCACAACGGCGAAATCAACACCGTCCGCGGTAACGAGAACTGGATGCGCGCCCGCGAATCCATGATCAAGTCGGAGATCCTCGGCGATATCTCCCGCGTTCTGCCGATCTGTGATCCAGACGGTTCGGATACGGGTCGCTTCGACGAGGCTCTGGAGCTGCTCCATCTCGGCGGTCGGAGCCTGCCACATGCCGTGCTCATGATGGTTCCGCAGGCCTGGGAGCGCAACGAGAACATCGACCCGGATGTCAGAGCCTTCTACGAATACCACTCCTCCATCATGGAGCCATGGGACGGCCCAGCTGCCCTGGCCTTTACCGATGGCACCATCATCGGTTCCGTGCTGGACCGTAATGGCCTGCGCCCAGGACGTATCTGGATCACCAAGGACGGCCTCGTGGTCATGGCATCCGAGGCCGGTGTGCTGGACATCCCGGATTCGGAGATCGTGCGCCGCACCCGCGTGGAGCCAGGCCGGATGTTCCTAGTGGACACCGCTCAGGGCAAGATCATCGACGATGAAGAGATCAAGTCTCACCTCGCCGACCAGCCATACAAGCAGTGGGTCGAGGAGAACTTGATCCACTCCGATGAGCTGCCAGCTGCAGAGACCGTTGAGATGAACCACGAGCGTGTGGTTCTGCGTCAGCGCGTCTTCGGCTTCACCGAAGAAGAGGTCGAAGCCCTCATTCGCCCCATGGCCGTCAACGGCACAGAGGGTATCGGCTCCATGGGTACCGATACGCCAATCGCCGCTCTGTCCAACCGCCCGCGCATGCTGTACGACTTCTTCGCACAGCGCTTCGCGCAGGTCACCAACCCGCCGCTGGACTCCATCCGCGAAAAGATGGTCACCTCCCTGTTCACCCAGCTGGGTGCGCAGGAGGACGTGCTCAACCCGACCCCCAAGGCCGCACACCGCATCCACCTGGAGACCCCAGTGCTCTCCAACCAGGATCTGGAGAAGCTGCGCGCCGCGGGTGAGCACGAAAAGTACGCTGCGTTCCGCTCCGCCCGTATCTCCGGCCTGTACAAGGTCGCCCACGGAGGACGCGGCATGGCCGAGTCCATCAAGCGCATCCGCCGAGAGGTCTCGGACGCCATCGCTTCCGGTGCCACGCTCATCATCCTCACCGACCGTGACTCCGACGAGCGCAACGCCCCGATTCCATCTCTGCTGCTGACCTCCGCAGTCCACCACCACTTAGTGCGCGAGAAGACCCGCACCCGCGCGTCCCTCATCATCGAGTCCGGTGATGCCCGCGAGGTTCACCACCTCGCCATGCTGCTGACCTTCGGCGCGGATGCGATCAACCCGTACATGGCTCTCATGACCATCGACGAACTGGCCGCTGCCGGCCGCCTAGGCGACGTCACCGGCGAGCAGGGACAGAAGAACTACATCCACGCTGCGGGCTACTCCATCCTCAAGATCATGTCCAAGATGGGTATCTCCACCGTGGGCTCCTACCGCGGTTCCCAGCTGGTCGACGTCACCGGCCTGCACCAGAGCCTGTTGGACGAGTACTTCACCGGAGCATTCTCCCCGATCTCCGGCATCGGTCTGGAAGAGATCGCCGACGACGTCACCGCACGTCACCGCTCCGCTTTCCTGCCACGCCCAGAGGAAAAGGCACACCGCGAGCTGGAGATCGGTGGCGAGTACAAGTGGCGCCGCGAGGGCGAATACCACCTGTTCAACCCAGAGACCGTCTTCAAGCTGCAGCACGCAACCCGCACCGGTCAGTACCGAATCTTCAAGGAGTACACCAACAAGGTCAATGACCAGTCCCGCCGACTGGCCACCTTGCGAGGCCTCTTCGAGTTCAACTCCGACCGTGCCCCGATCTCCATTGACGAGGTCGAGCCAGTCTCCGAGATCGTCAAGCGCTTCTCCACCGGCGCGATGTCCTACGGCTCCATCTCCGCTGAGGCTCACGAGACCCTCGCAATCGCGATGAACCGACTCAAGGGCATGTCCAACTCCGGTGAGGGTGGCGAGGACCCCGCCCGTTTCGAGAAGGAACCGAACGGTGACTGGAAGCGCTCCGCCATCAAGCAGGTCGCGTCCGGCCGCTTCGGTGTGACCAGCCACTACCTCAACAATTGCACCGATATTCAGATCAAGATGGCACAGGGTGCAAAGCCAGGTGAGGGTGGCCAGCTGCCGCCGTCCAAGGTCTACCCATGGATCGCAGAAGTTCGTGTGACAACGCCGGGCGTGGGACTCATCTCCCCGCCACCGCACCACGACATCTACTCCATCGAGGACCTGGCACAGCTCATCCACGACCTGAAGAACGCCAACCCCGACGCGCGAATCCACGTCAAGCTCGTTGCCGAGCAGGGCGTGGGCACCGTCGCGGCAGGTGTGTCCAAGGCACACGCTGACGTCGTTCTTATCTCCGGCCACGATGGCGGCACGGGCGCATCCCCACTGACCTCCCTCAAGCACGCCGGTGGACCATGGGAGCTCGGCCTAGCCGAGACCCAGCAAACCCTGCTGATGAATGGCCTTCGTGACCGCATCACCGTGCAGTGTGATGGTCAGCTGAAGACTGGTCGCGACGTGGTTATCGCAGCTCTGCTCGGCGCCGAAGAATTCGGCTTCGCGACTGCGCCACTGGTCGTCTCCGGCTGCATCATGATGCGCGTGTGCCACCTGGATACCTGCCCTGTGGGCGTGGCTACCCAGAATCCGAAGCTGCGTGAAAAGTACACCGGCAAGGCCGATCACGTGGTGAACTTCTTCCAGTTCATCGCTGAAGAGGTCCGCGAGATTCTCGCTGAGCTGGGCTTCCGTTCCATCGAAGAGGCCGTTGGCCACTCCGAGGTACTGACCCAGGGCACGATGGACGTTGAGCACAAGACGGCCACCAAGCTGGACCTCAGCCCAATCTTCGCCCGTCCGGAGAGCCCGTTCATGTACCAGGACCTGCACCGCACCAAGGATCAGGACCACTCCCTGGACAAGGCGCTGGACAACAAGATCCGCGAGGATGCAGAGGACACGATTCGCCGCGCAGCTGCAGGCGAGGATGTCTCCATCGACTTGTCCTACCCAATCACGAACGTCAACCGCACCGTCGGCACCATGACCGGCTCCCTGGTCTCCCGTGTCGCAGGCCGCGACGGCCTGCCAGCTGGCACCGTAAACCTCGAGTTCACCGGCTCCGCAGGTAACTCCTTCGGCGCTTTCGTCCCAGCCGGTATGACCCTGACGCTCAATGGCGACGCCAACGACTACGTGGGCAAGGGCCTTTCCGGCGGCCGCATCGTCATCCGCCCAACGGCCGAAGACGCTGCTGAGGATCTGCACAACGACGTGGTCGCCGGCAACGTGCTCGGATTCGGTGGCGTGTCCGGAGAGATGTTCATCCGGGGTGCAGTCGGCGAACGCTTCTGCGTACGCAACTCCGGCGTCACAGCTGTGGTCGAGGGCGTGGGCAACCACGGCTGCGAGTACATGACCGGCGGTCGCGTGCTCGTCCTCGGCAAGGTCGGAATGAACTTCGCAGCAGGCATGTCCGGCGGAATCGCCTACGTCCTGAACGATGGTTCCGGTGTGGAAGACCGCATCAACAAGGAGCTCGTGGACCTGGAGAAGGTTACCGACCCTGAAGAAATCGCATGGCTCGAAGAGACCATCGCAACCCACAAGCGTGTGACCGGATCCGAAGTTGAGGTGGACCCATCCCAGCTGATCAAGGTCATGCCACGCGACTACGCCCGCGTGCTCAATGCCATCGCGCGTGCGGAGGAAGCCGGCCTGGATAAGGACGGCATCGCCGCGGCAATCATGGAGGAAGTGAACTAA
- a CDS encoding DNA-3-methyladenine glycosylase I: MDIPTVTTPAGQLVGADGIARPAWAYRSEMEREYYDQEWGRPIITEHGLLERLCLESFQSGLSWSTVLAKRRAFREVFFLFDATRIAAMDDAAKAAAMADERLIRNRVKQESVYSNADATIALREDPGLQALAEDAPARALLGRVADRLVPGLPVLLWSFAPREHQRPRHVAEIAKTSAESVAMAKELKRRGFRMVGPVTCYALMQATGMVDDRVVEEGSGEAERS, encoded by the coding sequence ATGGATATTCCCACCGTCACCACTCCTGCCGGCCAGCTCGTCGGGGCAGATGGCATTGCGCGCCCGGCGTGGGCGTACCGCTCCGAGATGGAGCGGGAGTACTACGACCAAGAATGGGGTCGCCCCATCATCACGGAACATGGCCTATTAGAGCGGCTCTGCCTGGAATCCTTCCAGTCGGGTTTGTCGTGGAGCACGGTGTTGGCCAAGCGCCGAGCCTTCCGTGAGGTGTTCTTCCTTTTCGACGCCACCAGGATCGCAGCGATGGATGATGCTGCGAAAGCTGCGGCCATGGCCGATGAGAGGTTGATCCGCAACCGTGTGAAGCAGGAATCGGTGTACTCCAACGCGGACGCGACGATCGCCCTGCGGGAGGATCCAGGGTTGCAGGCTCTGGCGGAGGATGCTCCGGCGCGGGCGCTCCTCGGGAGGGTGGCCGATCGCTTGGTGCCAGGGTTGCCAGTGTTGCTGTGGTCTTTCGCGCCGAGGGAGCACCAGCGGCCCCGGCATGTGGCGGAGATAGCGAAGACGTCCGCGGAGTCTGTTGCGATGGCCAAGGAGCTCAAGCGGCGCGGCTTCCGCATGGTGGGGCCGGTGACGTGCTATGCGCTGATGCAGGCGACGGGGATGGTGGATGATCGGGTTGTAGAGGAGGGAAGTGGAGAGGCTGAGCGGTCTTAA
- a CDS encoding LysE family translocator has product MAIGAYLGLLGAWIAAIASPGPDTVQLIRLGSRSRRTAIVAALGICSGNILWPVVTMAGLAALIAAFPWILAILYIGGGLFLLKMGIGSFRGGLADYRSRSTVPARIVTDGDTSGFVTDGDTSGFQGTATPPQDTATSRHQMSDFQAWKLGLATNLSNPKALLFFGAVFAQFLPVDISLAERLAVLLMMTVVGLMWFCGFAWAVSLPLWAEKLQRANPIIEMAAGVIFVLLASFLLYEGILTVSDYLR; this is encoded by the coding sequence ATGGCTATCGGAGCATACCTAGGCTTACTTGGCGCGTGGATCGCAGCCATTGCCTCTCCAGGGCCGGACACAGTGCAACTGATCCGCCTGGGATCTCGCTCCCGTCGAACCGCTATTGTCGCTGCACTAGGTATCTGTAGCGGCAATATCCTTTGGCCCGTTGTCACTATGGCTGGTCTCGCTGCCCTCATCGCTGCTTTTCCCTGGATCCTCGCCATCCTCTACATCGGCGGCGGCCTTTTCCTCCTGAAAATGGGCATCGGCTCCTTTCGTGGTGGTCTTGCCGATTACCGCTCACGATCTACTGTTCCCGCTCGCATTGTTACTGATGGCGATACATCTGGCTTTGTTACTGATGGCGATACATCTGGTTTTCAGGGCACTGCCACACCACCTCAGGACACGGCCACGTCTCGCCACCAGATGAGCGACTTCCAAGCGTGGAAGCTGGGGCTCGCCACAAACCTCTCGAACCCGAAGGCGCTACTTTTCTTCGGAGCAGTCTTCGCCCAGTTCCTGCCGGTGGACATCAGTTTGGCAGAACGACTAGCGGTACTTCTGATGATGACCGTCGTGGGGCTGATGTGGTTCTGTGGCTTCGCATGGGCTGTGAGTCTGCCACTGTGGGCGGAAAAACTGCAGCGGGCAAACCCGATCATTGAGATGGCTGCGGGCGTGATCTTTGTGTTACTGGCCAGCTTCCTGCTTTACGAAGGTATTCTCACGGTGTCTGATTATTTGCGGTAG
- a CDS encoding ATP-dependent helicase C-terminal domain-containing protein — protein sequence MAFPSLPSAADLPFAAGHSALLQALRNSGTAVVQAPPGTGKTTLAPGYVREFLTSVNDDATSPPTKVVVTQPRRVAARAAAARLAELTATTLGEDIGYTVRGDSRTSTRTSIEFVTSGVLLRRLLRDPDLEGVGAVIIDEVHERHLESDLVFGMLAQLRELREDLLLVAMSATVDAQRFATLLGAPIVDVPSPIHPLDIRYTSAGQSIARRDPRARFGAEGSIEQHVLHAIRQALADTATHPDPEIAGGDVLAFVPTIRGTEFIAEQLHGSTIGGVAVEACALHGRLNPKEQARIVGGRGSRHSPTSASPSRRVIVATDVAESSVTVPGVRVVVDSCLSRVSRRDASRGMSLLVTESASQASTVQRAGRAGREGPGVVFRCLTAEQWAKLAEFSPPAIATSDLTSALLDCAVWGAPGGVDLPLPDPFPERAATVATEALVRLGAISTTSDGTFGEVTPLGRLLASIPLEPHLARGGLLAARALPPGLVSRILSVLDATPSSPNLSREVAAVRPQDPMVQRIERILRRESPRAHQLFGDTHISEQADLTGDEAIAYTVACAYPHLVARRVIDAHGQPSDRVLTVGGTGATLHSEIPGMNSLAADSGSQWFAIADLARSHTGDGTGARVRSALPIPEELALAAAGGVEEERRATFDPETQKIQVRQTRRVGAIELSSAPVQATPEDKRTAVEEALRTHGAAMLSLDEGTQALLRRMNYLHEQDVEGYPNVRHGLPEDVVSFAAADLAAGRTPDIAGLLRGLIPWDKPIDECAPETFELPNGRRAKVCYPDPEGATPDAPPVVATKLQDAFGLHESPVIAGRRVQFHLLSPAQRPLAVTDDLASFWAGPYQGVRKDMRGRYPKHAWPEDPTSF from the coding sequence ATGGCTTTTCCCTCCTTGCCCTCTGCTGCTGATCTGCCCTTTGCCGCTGGTCACTCCGCGCTGCTTCAGGCACTGCGCAACTCCGGCACGGCAGTAGTCCAAGCACCACCTGGAACGGGTAAGACAACCCTCGCGCCTGGCTACGTGCGGGAATTCCTCACCTCTGTGAACGACGACGCCACCAGCCCGCCCACCAAAGTCGTCGTCACCCAGCCTCGGCGCGTTGCCGCCCGCGCGGCCGCGGCCCGTCTCGCGGAACTCACTGCCACCACGCTGGGCGAGGACATCGGCTACACAGTCCGCGGCGATTCCCGCACCTCGACACGCACATCAATCGAGTTCGTCACCTCCGGAGTGCTCCTGCGCCGATTGCTGCGCGACCCTGATTTAGAAGGCGTGGGTGCCGTGATCATCGACGAGGTCCACGAGCGGCACCTGGAATCCGACCTTGTTTTCGGCATGTTGGCACAGCTGCGGGAGCTGCGGGAAGATCTGCTCCTCGTGGCGATGTCCGCCACGGTGGATGCCCAGCGCTTCGCGACACTGCTGGGCGCGCCGATTGTGGATGTTCCCAGCCCTATTCACCCGCTAGATATCCGGTACACCTCAGCCGGGCAGTCCATTGCCAGGCGGGATCCGCGGGCACGTTTCGGCGCAGAGGGCTCCATCGAGCAGCACGTACTGCACGCCATCCGGCAGGCGCTGGCAGACACGGCCACGCACCCAGATCCGGAGATCGCAGGTGGCGATGTCCTAGCTTTTGTCCCCACGATCCGCGGCACGGAGTTCATCGCGGAACAGCTCCACGGCAGCACCATCGGAGGTGTGGCGGTGGAGGCCTGCGCTTTGCACGGGCGCTTGAACCCGAAGGAACAGGCGCGCATTGTCGGCGGCCGTGGCTCTCGCCACTCGCCCACCAGCGCGAGCCCTTCCCGCCGGGTCATCGTCGCCACTGACGTTGCGGAGTCCTCCGTCACGGTGCCTGGGGTGCGCGTGGTCGTGGATAGCTGTCTTTCCCGCGTTTCCCGGCGCGATGCCTCCCGCGGGATGTCCCTGCTGGTCACGGAGTCCGCCAGCCAGGCTTCCACTGTGCAGCGTGCTGGCCGTGCGGGCCGCGAGGGCCCGGGGGTGGTGTTCCGCTGCCTCACTGCCGAACAGTGGGCCAAGCTCGCCGAGTTTTCCCCTCCTGCCATCGCTACCTCCGACCTCACCAGCGCTCTTCTGGACTGCGCGGTGTGGGGTGCGCCCGGGGGCGTGGATTTACCCCTCCCCGACCCTTTTCCGGAGCGAGCCGCCACTGTTGCCACCGAGGCCCTCGTTCGTCTCGGCGCGATCAGCACCACTTCCGATGGCACTTTCGGCGAGGTCACGCCTCTCGGCCGCCTGCTTGCCAGTATTCCGCTGGAACCGCACCTGGCCCGCGGCGGTCTGCTCGCCGCCCGCGCCCTTCCGCCCGGGCTCGTCTCCCGCATCTTGTCTGTGCTCGACGCCACTCCGAGCTCCCCGAACCTCTCCCGCGAGGTTGCCGCGGTGCGCCCGCAAGACCCTATGGTCCAGCGTATTGAGCGAATTCTGCGGCGTGAAAGCCCACGTGCGCACCAGCTCTTCGGCGATACTCACATATCAGAACAAGCGGATCTCACCGGCGATGAAGCCATCGCCTACACCGTGGCCTGCGCATACCCGCACCTCGTGGCAAGACGGGTCATAGATGCGCACGGGCAGCCCAGCGACCGTGTACTTACCGTCGGCGGCACCGGCGCCACACTGCACTCCGAGATCCCGGGCATGAACTCCCTGGCAGCTGACTCTGGCAGCCAGTGGTTCGCCATCGCCGATCTTGCCCGCTCCCACACGGGCGATGGCACGGGTGCCCGCGTGCGTAGCGCCCTGCCGATTCCAGAGGAGCTGGCGCTGGCGGCGGCTGGTGGCGTCGAGGAGGAAAGGAGGGCGACATTCGACCCCGAGACGCAGAAAATCCAGGTGCGGCAGACGCGGCGTGTGGGGGCCATTGAGCTCAGCAGCGCCCCAGTGCAGGCCACCCCGGAGGACAAGCGCACTGCAGTGGAGGAAGCTTTGCGTACACACGGGGCGGCGATGTTGTCGCTCGACGAGGGCACGCAGGCCCTCCTCCGGCGAATGAACTACCTGCACGAACAGGACGTGGAGGGCTACCCGAACGTGCGCCACGGGTTGCCTGAGGACGTGGTGAGCTTCGCCGCAGCGGATCTGGCGGCCGGACGCACGCCCGATATCGCGGGGCTTCTGCGTGGTTTGATCCCGTGGGACAAGCCCATTGATGAGTGCGCACCCGAGACGTTTGAGCTGCCGAATGGGAGGCGTGCGAAGGTGTGCTACCCCGACCCTGAGGGCGCCACGCCGGACGCTCCGCCAGTAGTCGCCACGAAGCTGCAGGATGCTTTCGGGCTGCACGAATCGCCCGTCATCGCTGGTCGGCGCGTGCAATTCCACCTGCTATCGCCCGCGCAGAGGCCCCTGGCGGTCACTGATGATCTGGCGAGTTTCTGGGCCGGGCCCTACCAGGGTGTGCGCAAGGACATGCGTGGGCGTTACCCGAAGCACGCGTGGCCGGAGGACCCGACCAGCTTCTAA